A portion of the Cryptomeria japonica chromosome 5, Sugi_1.0, whole genome shotgun sequence genome contains these proteins:
- the LOC131876034 gene encoding uncharacterized protein LOC131876034: MGEEEVEEKRRKRGRSDGGGDGDGDGDGDGDGDHKRQRRNISDENPPSGPEERDLYCHENIQDLIRGEDGERECANEEGGLDEQLYQQHEDITRLPTMRGDSEPSSPTIEDDRESNEHPQQEENLSDREAAAGAEEAVQPGEEDKR, encoded by the coding sequence ATGGGTGAAGAAGAAGTGGAAGAGAAGAGGAGAAAGAGAGGAAGGAGtgatggtggtggagatggggatggagatggggatggggatggggatggCGACCACAAGAGACAAAGAAGAAATATAAGTGATGAAAATCCTCCTAGTGGGCCAGAGGAGCGAGATTTATATTGTCATGAAAATATACAAGATTTAATTAGAGGAGAAGATGGTGAGAGAGAATGTGCTAATGAAGAGGGTGGACTGGATGAACAACTCTATCAACAGCATGAAGACATTACTCGCCTCCCTACCATGAGAGGAGATTCAGAACCTTCCAGTCCCACCATTGAAGATGATAGAGAATCAAACGAGCATCCTCAGCAAGAGGAAAACCTCTCTGACAGAGAAGCCGCTGCAGGAGCAGAGGAGGCTGTTCAGCCaggagaagaagataaaagatga